Proteins encoded in a region of the Zonotrichia albicollis isolate bZonAlb1 chromosome 22, bZonAlb1.hap1, whole genome shotgun sequence genome:
- the LOC102068350 gene encoding apoptosis-inducing factor 3-like, whose amino-acid sequence MESSDTITEEVCREDDVGDGQLLEVTVAGYPVLLVRNRREFRALGSKCPHFGAPLSKGVLRGERLRCPWHGACFNIRTGDIEEYPALDCIPSFKVTVEDGKVFITAKRKDLESSQRVKDTSRRCLLNKNTMLLLGGGVAALVCAETLRQEGFTGRIIMATKEKHVPYDKSKLSKEMDLKAEDIYLRKPEFLQARGIEFWTEKEAVSVDFQKQKVHFMDGSSQKYHQLLIATGSHSGFLKVPGADLQNICTLQTPEESSKILELATGKNLVIVGASFIGMEVAAFLSDRAGTISVVEREPFPYQHALGPQVGGVAMKMLQNKGVKFHMKTELCELKGKDGKVTEAVLANGKKLPADVVVVGIGSIPSSAFLKGTSIARDVKGAILVDLHMQTNIPKVFAAGDVVTFPVALLGGDRSSIHHQQVAEAHGRCAALNMLGRGEELHTVPYFWSTLLGKSIRYAGCGKGYTDTVVKGSLEQQKFLIFYIRDGHVTAAASLNCDPMVSLIAEVLYLGKQISKEEAE is encoded by the exons ATGGAGAGCAGTGACACCATCACTGAGGAGGTCTGCAGGGAGGACGATGTTGGGGACGGACA gctcCTGGAGGTGACGGTGGCCGGGTacccagtgctgctggtgagGAACAGGAGGGAATTCCGAGCTCTGGGCAGCAAATGTCCCCACTTCGGTGCCCCACTGAGCAAAG GGGTTTTGAGAGGGGAGAGGCTGCGCTGCCCCTGGCATGGGGCCTGCTTTAACATCAGGACTGGAGACATTGAGGAATATCCTGCTCTGGATTGCATCCCCAGCTTTAAG GTAACAGTGGAAGATGGAAAGGTGTTCATTACAGCAAAAAGGAAG gacCTGGAAAGCAGCCAGAGGGTGAAGGACACAAGCAGGAGGTGCCTCCTCAACAAGAACAcgatgctgctgctggggggag GTGTGGCTGCCCTGGTGTGTGCAGAGACTCTTCGCCAGGAGGGGTTCACTGGCAGGATCATCATGGCCACCAAGGAGAAGCACGTTCCCTATGACAAATCCAAGCTGAGTAAG GAAATGGACTTGAAAGCTGAGGATATCTACCTGAGGAAACCTGAATTCCTCCAAGCTCGGGGTATTGAGTTCTGGACAGAGAAAGAG gCAGTGTCTGTGGATTTCCAGAAGCAGAAGGTTCATTTCATGGATGGCTCCTCTCAGAAGTACCACCAGCTGCTCATTGCAACAGGCAGCCA CTCTGGTTTCCTCAAAGTGCCAGGTGCAGACCTGCAGAACATCTGCACGCTCCAAACCCCAGAGGAGTCCAGCAAGATCCTGGAGCTGGCAACTGGGAAGAATTTGGTGATTGTGGGAGCCTCATTCATAG ggatggaggtggCTGCCTTCCTCTCAGACAGGGCTGGAACCATCTCCGTGGTGGAAAGAGAGCCGTTCCCTTACCAGCACGCCCTGGGTCCTCAGGTTGGAGGCGTTGCCATGAAG ATGCTGCAAAATAAAGGGGTGAAGTTCCACATGAAAACAGAGCTGTGTGAGCTGAAAGGAAAGGATGGAAAG GTCACAGAGGCTGTCCTTGCCAATGGAAAGAAGCTCCCTGCAgatgtggtggtggtggggatAG GTTCAATCCCCAGCTCAGCTTTCCTGAAGGGCACCTCCATTGCCAGAGATGTCAAAGGTGCCATCCTGGTGGATCTG CACATGCAAACCAACATCCCCAAGGTCTTCGCTGCGGGGGACGTGGTGACATTCccagtggcactgctgggtgggGACAGGTCCAGCATCCACCACCAGCAGGTGGCTGAGGCCCATG GTCGCTGTGCTGCCCTGAACatgctgggcagaggggaggaGCTGCACACTGTTCCTTACTTCTGGAGCACCTTGCTTGGGAAGAGCATCCGCTATGCAG gctgtgggaagggatACACAGACACTGTGGTGAAGGGCAGCCTGGAGCAACAGAAATTCCTCATCTTTTACATCAG GGATGGCCATGTGACTGCAGCTGCCAGCCTCAACTGCGACCCCATGGTGTCCCTGATTGCAGAAGTGTTGTACTTGGGGAAACAAATCTCCAAAGAAGAAGCAGAGTGA
- the TLCD2 gene encoding LOW QUALITY PROTEIN: TLC domain-containing protein 2 (The sequence of the model RefSeq protein was modified relative to this genomic sequence to represent the inferred CDS: inserted 4 bases in 2 codons), which translates to MLWGEGPPAAAPQGRSVRPPXAEEEPPGNEGSVPVPARGPDTRSPLRATXSAGSGLAPLAPCGAREGGNIPGGSVPVIPLPVSRSPTGRPPALSLPSGVMRAGQGGAGGRCRCPGRAPGLGEAEPGGQRGRSHGSPAGRWMPMAFSPGLLVVAGSFAAFRLLNRGLERLVPPPPSARRNRWKWRNIWTSLAHSVLSGGGALAGFYLHPEMSNDLVGTHPPGAHSLVAVSVGYFIEDFVDMLCNQKLHQSWELLFHHSVVIICFGIAVLLHQYVGFALVALLVEINSIFLHVRQILLMANLVHTPCYRLNSLVNLGTYVVFRMATLAWMSRWLFLNRHNVPAAAYAVGTAGMAIMTPMNIVLFYRLLRSDFLKARRDKEERQEKEERQEKEEQQDKEERQDKEE; encoded by the exons ATGCTTTGGGGTGAGGGACCCCCGGCCGCAGCACCTCAAGGGAGAAGCGTTCGGCCACC GGCGGAGGAGGAACCTCCGGGGAACGAGGGAAGTGTCCCAGTTCCCGCACGGGGACCGGACACGCGTTCCCCGCTCCGTGCCAC CTCAGCCGGCTCCGGGCTGGCGCCGCTTGCGCCGTGCGGTGCCAGGGAAGGCGGGAACATCCCCGGGGGCTCCGTTCCCGTTATCCCGCTCCCGGTGTCCCGCTCCCCGACAGGGCGGCCCCCGGCGCTTTCCCTCCCCTCGGGGGTGatgcgggcagggcagggcggtGCCGGCGGGCGGTGCCGGTGCCCAGGGCGGGCCCCGGGGCTGGGCGAGGCGGAGCCCggcgggcagcggggccggTCCCATGGGAGCCCGGCGGGCCGGTGGATGCCCATGGCTTTCAGCCCGGGGCTGCTGGTGGTGGCCGGTTCCTTCGCCGCTTTCCGCCTACTGAACCGGGGGCTGGAGCGGCTCGTGCCGCCGCCGCCCTCGGCCCGGCGCAACCGCTGGAAGTGGCGCAACATCTGGACATCGCTGGCGCACAGCGTGCTCAGCGGCGGCGGGGCGCTGGCCGG GTTCTACCTCCACCCCGAGATGTCCAACGACCTGGTGGGCACACACCCGCCCGGGGCGCACAGCCTGGTGGCCGTGTCTGTAG GCTATTTCATTGAAGACTTTGTGGACATGTTGTGCAATCAGAAACTTCATCagtcctgggagctgctctttCATCACTCTGTG gtgATCATCTGCTTTGGAATCGCCGTGCTGCTCCACCAGTACGTGGGCTTTGCCCTCGTGGCTTTACTGGTGGAGATCAACTCCATCTTCCTGCACGTGAGGCAGATCCTGCTCATGGCCAACCTGGTGCACACGCCCTGCTACCGCCTCAACAGCCTGGTCAACCTGGGCACCTACGTGGTGTTCCGCATGGCCACGCTGGCCTGGATGAGCCGCTGGCTCTTCCTCAACCGCCACAACGTGCCCGCGGCCGCCTACGCCGTGGGCACGGCGGGCATGGCAATCATGACGCCCATGAACATCGTCCTCTTCTACCGCCTGCTGCGCAGCGACTTCCTCAAAGCCCGGCGGGACAAGGAGGAAcggcaggagaaggaggaacggcaggagaaggaggaacagcaggacaaggaggaacggcaggacaaggaggaatag
- the PRPF8 gene encoding pre-mRNA-processing-splicing factor 8 — protein sequence MAAVFPYRGGCAPVPNPLAPLPDYMSEEKLQEKARKWQQLQAKRYAEKRKFGFVDAQKEDMPPEHVRKIIRDHGDMTNRKFRHDKRVYLGALKYMPHAVLKLLENMPMPWEQIRDVPVLYHITGAISFVNEIPWVIEPVYIAQWGSMWIMMRREKRDRRHFKRMRFPPFDDEEPPLDYADNILDVEPLEAIQLELDPEEDAPVLDWFYDHQPLKDNRKYVNGSTYQRWQFTLPMMSTLYRLANQLLTDLVDDNYFYLFDLKAFFTSKALNMAIPGGPKFEPLVRDINLQDEDWNEFNDINKIIIRQPIRTEYKIAFPYLYNNLPHHVHLTWYHTPNVVFIKTEDPDLPAFYFDPLINPISHRHSVKSQEPLPDDDEEFELPEFVEPFLKDTPLYTDNTANGIALLWAPRPFNLRSGRTRRALDIPLVKNWYREHCPAGQPVKVRVSYQKLLKYYVLNALKHRPPKAQKKRYLFRSFKATKFFQSTKLDWVEVGLQVCRQGYNMLNLLIHRKNLNYLHLDYNFNLKPVKTLTTKERKKSRFGNAFHLCREVLRLTKLVVDSHVQYRLGNVDAFQLADGLQYIFAHVGQLTGMYRYKYKLMRQIRMCKDLKHLIYYRFNTGPVGKGPGCGFWAPGWRVWLFFMRGITPLLERWLGNLLARQFEGRHSKGVAKTVTKQRVESHFDLELRAAVMHDILDMMPEGIKQNKARTILQHLSEAWRCWKANIPWKVPGLPTPIENMILRYVKAKADWWTNTAHYNRERIRRGATVDKTVCKKNLGRLTRLYLKAEQERQHNYLKDGPYITAEEAVAVYTTTVHWLESRRFSPIPFPPLSYKHDTKLLILALERLKEAYSVKSRLNQSQREELGLIEQAYDNPHEALSRIKRHLLTQRAFKEVGIEFMDLYSHLVPVYDVEPLEKITDAYLDQYLWYEADKRRLFPPWIKPADTEPPPLLVYKWCQGINNLQDVWETSEGECNVMLESRFEKMYEKIDLTLLNRLLRLIVDHNIADYMTAKNNVVINYKDMNHTNSYGIIRGLQFASFIVQYYGLVMDLLVLGLHRASEMAGPPQMPNDFLSFQDIATEVAHPIRLFCRYIDRIHIFFRFTADEARDLIQRYLTEHPDPNNENIVGYNNKKCWPRDARMRLMKHDVNLGRAVFWDIKNRLPRSVTTVQWENSFVSVYSKDNPNLLFNMCGFECRILPKCRTSYEEFTHKDGVWNLQNEVTKERTAQCFLRVDDESMQRFHNRVRQILMASGSTTFTKIVNKWNTALIGLMTYFREAVVNTQELLDLLVKCENKIQTRIKIGLNSKMPSRFPPVVFYTPKELGGLGMLSMGHVLIPQSDLRWSKQTDVGITHFRSGMSHEEDQLIPNLYRYIQPWESEFIDSQRVWAEYALKRQEAIAQNRRLTLEDLEDSWDRGIPRINTLFQKDRHTLAYDKGWRVRTDFKQYQVLKQNPFWWTHQRHDGKLWNLNNYRTDMIQALGGVEGILEHTLFKGTYFPTWEGLFWEKASGFEESMKWKKLTNAQRSGLNQIPNRRFTLWWSPTINRANVYVGFQVQLDLTGIFMHGKIPTLKISLIQIFRAHLWQKIHESIVMDLCQVFDQELDALEIETVQKETIHPRKSYKMNSSCADILLFASYKWNVSRPSLLADSKDVMDSTTTQKYWIDIQLRWGDYDSHDIERYARAKFLDYTTDNMSIYPSPTGVLIAIDLAYNLHSAYGNWFPGSKPLIQQAMAKIMKANPALYVLRERIRKGLQLYSSEPTEPYLSSQNYGELFSNQIIWFVDDTNVYRVTIHKTFEGNLTTKPINGAIFIFNPRTGQLFLKIIHTSVWAGQKRLGQLAKWKTAEEVAALIRSLPVEEQPKQIIVTRKGMLDPLEVHLLDFPNIVIKGSELQLPFQACLKVEKFGDLILKATEPQMVLFNLYDDWLKTISSYTAFSRLILILRALHVNNDRAKVILKPDKTTITEPHHIWPTLTDEEWIKVEVQLKDLILADYGKKNNVNVASLTQSEIRDIILGMEISAPSQQRQQIAEIEKQTKEQSQLTATQTRTVNKHGDEIITSTTSNYETQTFSSKTEWRVRAISAANLHLRTNHIYVSSDDIKETGYTYILPKNVLKKFICISDLRAQIAGYLYGVSPPDNPQVKEIRCIVMVPQWGTHQTVHLPGQLPQHEYLKEMEPLGWIHTQPNESPQLSPQDVTTHAKVMADNPSWDGEKTIIITCSFTPGSCTLTAYKLTPSGYEWGRQNTDKGNNPKGYLPSHYERVQMLLSDRFLGFFMVPAQGSWNYNFMGVRHDPNMKYELQLANPKEFYHEVHRPSHFLNFALLQEGEVYSADREDLYA from the exons ATGGCCGCCGTGTTCCCGTACCGCGGCGGCTGCGCCCCGGTGCCCAACCCGCTGGCGCCGCTGCCCGACTACATGTCcgaggagaagctgcaggagaAAG cccgcaagtggcagcagctgcaggccaAGCGCTATGCGGAGAAGAGGAAATTCGGCTTCGTGGACGCGCAGAAGGAGGACATGCCCCCCGAGCACGTCCGCAAAATCATCCGCGACCACGGCGACATGACCAATAGGAAGTTCCGGCACGACAAGCGCGTCTACCTGGG TGCTCTGAAGTACATGCCCCATGCTGTGCTGAAGCTGCTGGAGAACATGCCCATGCCCTGGGAGCAGATCCGGGACGTGCCTGTCCTGTACCACATCACCGGCGCCATCTCCTTCGTCAACGAGATCCCCTGGGTCATCGAGCCTGTCTACATTGCCCAGTGGGG CTCCATGTGGATCATGATGAGGCGGGAGAAGAGGGACAGGCGTCACTTCAAGAGGATGAGATTCCCCCCGTTTGATGATGAGGAGCCCCCTCTGGATTATGCTGATAACATCCTGGATGTGGAGCCCCTGGAGGCCATTCAGCTGGAGCTGGATCCAGAGGAGGATGCCCCTGTGCTGGACTGGTTCTATGACCACCAGCCTCTGAAGGACAACAGGAA GTATGTGAACGGCTCCACGTACCAGCGCTGGCAGTTCACCCTGCCCATGATGTCCACCCTGTACCGCCTGGCCAACCAGCTGCTCACTGACCTGGTGGATGACAACTACTTCTACCTGTTTGACCTGAAAGCATTCTTCACCTCCAAGGCACTGAACATGGCCATTCCTGGAGGTCCCAAGTTTGAGCCCCTCGTCAGGGACATCAATCTTCA GGATGAAGACTGGAATGAATTTAATGACATCAATAAGATCATCATCAGGCAGCCCATCAGGACAGAGTACAAAATTGCTTTCCCATACCTGTACAACAACCTGCCCCACCATGTCCACCTCACCTG GTATCATACTCCAAACGTTGTTTTCATTAAAACAGAAGATCCTGACCTCCCAGCTTTTTACTTTGATCCTCTGATCAACCCCATTTCACACAGACATTCTGTCAAG AGCCAGGAACCACTGCCTGATGACGATGAAGAGTTTGAGTTGCCAGAGTTTGTGGAGCCTTTCCTGAAGGATACCCCTCTCTACACTGATAACACAGCCAATGGCATTGCcttgctgtgggcaccacgacCCTTCAACCTGAGGTCTGGCAGGACCCGGAGAGCTCTTGACATCCCACTGGTCAAGAACTG GTACCGTGAGCActgcccagcaggacagccagTCAAGGTGAGAGTGTCCTACCAGAAGCTCCTGAAATACTATGTCCTGAATGCACTCAAACACAGACCTCCCAAGGCCCAGAAGAAGAG GTACCTGTTCCGCTCCTTCAAGGCCACCAAGTTTTTCCAGTCCACCAAGCTGGACTGGGTGGAGGTTGGCCTGCAGGTGTGTCGCCAGGGCTACAACATGCTGAACCTACTGATCCACAGAAAGAACCTGAATTACCTTCACTTGGATTACAACTTCAACCTGAAGCCTGTGAAGACCCTCACCACAAAG gaaagaaagaaatcccGTTTTGGGAACGCTTTCCATCTGTGCCGAGAGGTGCTGCGGCTGACTAAGCTGGTGGTGGACAGCCACGTCCAGTACAGACTGGGGAATGTGGATGCATTTCAG CTGGCAGATGGCCTGCAGTACATCTTTGCCCACGTGGGTCAGCTCACAGGGATGTACCGGTACAAATACAAACTGATGAGGCAGATTCGGATGTGCAAGGACCTGAAACATCTCATCTACTACAGGTTTAACACA GGGCCTGTGGGCAAAGGTCCTGGCTGTGGTTTCTGGGCTCCAGGCTGGAGAGTGTGGCTGTTCTTCATGAGGGGCATCACCCCACTGCTGGAACGCTGGCTGGGGAATCTGCTGGCCAGGCAGTTTGAAG GCCGTCACTCCAAGGGTGTGGCAAAGACTGTCACGAAGCAGCGCGTGGAGTCTCACTTTgacctggagctcagggcagctgtgaTGCACGACATCCTGGACATGATGCCAGAAGGGATCAAGCAGAACAAAGCCAGAACTATCCTGCAGCACCTGAGTGAGGCTTGGCGCTGCTGGAAGGCCAATATTCCCTGGAAG gtgccagggctgccaactCCTATTGAGAACATGATCCTGAGGTATGTGAAGGCCAAAGCTGACTGGTGGACAAACACAGCTCACTACAACCGGGAGCGGATCCGCCGGGGCGCCACTGTCGACAAAACCGTCTGTAAAAAGAACCTGGGCAGGCTGACCAGACTCTACCTGAAAGCTGAGCAGGAACGGCAGCATAATTACCTGAAG GATGGGCCTTACATCACTGCAGAAGAGGCCGTTGCTGTGTACACAACCACAGTGCActggctggagagcaggaggTTCTCCCCCATTCCTTTCCCACCACTGTCCTACAAGCATGACACCAAGTTGCTGATCTTAGCCCTGGAGAGGCTGAAGGAAGCTTACAG TGTGAAATCACGCCTGAATCAGTCACAGAGAGAGGAGCTGGGCTTGATTGAGCAGGCTTATGATAATCCCCACGAAGCTCTGTCCAGAATCAAGCGTCATCTGCTGACTCAGAGAGCCTTCAAGGAG GTGGGAATTGAGTTCATGGATCTCTACAGCCACTTGGTCCCTGTTTATGATGTTGAGCCCCTGGAGAAGATCACAGATGCTTATCTGGATCAGTACTTGTGGTATGAGGCTGATAAGCGAAGGCTCTTCCCTCCTTGGATCAAACCTGCTGACACTGAGCCACCCCCACTGCTGGTGTACAAGTGGTGCCAAG GCATCAATAACCTGCAGGATGTTTGGGAAACGAGTGAAGGGGAGTGCAACGTGATGCTGGAGTCTCGGTTTGAGAAGATGTATGAGAAGATTGACCTGACCTTGCTCAACAGGCTGCTGCGTCTCATCGTTGATCACAACATTGCTGACTACATGACAGCCAAGAACAACGTGGTGATCAACTACAAG GATATGAATCACACGAACTCCTATGGGATTATCCGTGGGCTGCAGTTTGCTTCCTTCATTGTCCAGTACTATGGGCTCGTGATGGACCTGCTGGTGCTGGGCCTGCACAGAGCCAGTGAGATGGCAGGGCCTCCCCAGATGCCAAATGACTTCCTCAGCTTCCAGGACATTGCCACGGAGGTGGCCCATCCCATTCGCCTCTTCTGCAGATACATTGACAGGATTCACATCTTCTTCAG GTTTACAGCTGACGAGGCAAGGGACCTGATCCAGAGGTACCTGACAGAGCACCCCGACCCCAACAACGAGAACATCGTGGGCTACAACAACAAGAAGTGCTGGCCCCGGGACGCTCGCATGCGCCTCATGAAGCACGACGTGAACCT TGGCCGTGCTGTGTTCTGGGACATCAAGAACCGTCTGCCCCGCTCGGTGACCACGGTGCAGTGGGAGAACAGCTTCGTGTCCGTGTACAGCAAGGACAACCCCAACCTGCTGTTCAACATGTGCGGCTTCGAGTGCCGCATCCTGCCCAAGTGCCGCACCAGCTACGAGGAGTTCACCCACAAGGACGGCGTCTGGAACCTGCAGAACGAG gtGACCAAGGAGCGCACGGCTCAGTGCTTCCTGCGTGTGGATGATGAGTCCATGCAGAGGTTTCACAACAGAGTGAGGCAGATCCTCATGGCCTCTGGCTCCACAACCTTCActaag ATTGTCAATAAATGGAACACAGCTCTGATTGGCTTGATGACTTATTTCCGGGAAGCTGTTGTAAATACCCAGGAGTTGCTTGATCTGCTGGTGAAGTGTGAGAATAAAATCCAGACTCGGATCAAGATCGGCCTGAACTCCAAAATGCCCAGCCGTTTTCCTCCTGTGGTGTTCTACACCCCTAAggagctgggggggctgggCATGCTCTCCATGGGCCACGTTCTCATCCCTCAGTCTGACCTGAG GTGGTCCAAGCAGACAGATGTTGGCATCACTCACTTCCGCTCAGGAATGAGCCATGAGGAGGATCAGCTCATCCCCAACCTGTACCGCTACATCCAGCCATGGGAGAGTGAATTCATTGACTCTCAGAGGGTGTGGGCAGAGTATGCCCTGAAACGGCAGGAGGCCATAGCCCAGAACAG GCGTCTGACCCTGGAGGATCTGGAGGACTCATGGGACAGGGGAATTCCTCGGATTAACACCCTTTTCCAGAAGGACAGGCACACTCTGGCTTATGATAAAGGATGGAGAGTCAGGACTGACTTCAAACAGTATCAG GTGCTGAAGCAGAACCCGTTCTGGTGGACACACCAGCGCCACGATGGCAAACTCTGGAACCTGAACAATTACCGCACGGACATGATCCAGGCTCTGGGCGGGGTGGAAGGCATCCTGGAGCACACACTCTTCAAGGGCACCTACTTTCCCACGTGGGAGGGTCTCTTCTG GGAGAAGGCCAGTGGCTTTGAGGAGTCCATGAAGTGGAAGAAGCTGACAAATGCCCAGAGATCGGGTTTGAACCAAATTCCAAACAGAAGATTCACTCTCTGGTGGTCTCCTACCATCAACAGAGCCAAT GTGTATGTTGGGTTCCAGGTGCAGCTGGATTTGACAGGGATCTTCATGCATGGCAAAATCCCCACGCTGAAGATTTCCCTCATCCAGATTTTCCGAGCTCACTTGTGGCAGAAGATCCATGAGAGCATTGTCATGGATTTGTGTCAG GTGTTTGATCAAGAGCTGGATGCTCTGGAGATTGAGACAGTGCAGAAGGAGACAATCCATCCCAGGAAGTCCTACAAGATGAACTCCTCATGTGCAGATATCCTTCTCTTTGCTTCCTACAAGTGGAATGTGTCACGTCCATCCTTGCTGGCAGATTCCAA GGATGTGATGGACAGCACCACCACCCAGAAGTACTGGATTGACATCCAGCTGCGCTGGGGTGACTACGACTCGCACGACATCGAGCGCTACGCCAGGGCCAAGTTCCTGGACTACACCACAGACAACATGAGCATCTACCCCTCTCCCACTGGGGTGCTCATTGCCATTGATCTGGCCTACAACTTGCACAG TGCTTATGGGAACTGGTTCCCTGGCAGCAAACCCCTGATCCAGCAGGCCATGGCCAAAATCATGAAAGCAAACCCTGCCCTGTATGTGCTGAGGGAGCGGATCCGCAAAGGGCTGCAGCTCTACTCCTCAGagcccactgagccctacctgTCCTCCCAGAACTATGGGGAGCTCTTCTCCAACCAGATCATCTGGTTTGTGGATGACACCAACGTGTACAGAGTCACCATCCACAAG ACCTTTGAAGGGAATTTGACCACAAAACCCATCAACGGAGCCATTTTCATCTTCAATCCCAGAACTGGGCAGCTCTTCCTGAAGATCATCCACACCTCTGTGTGGGCAGGACAGAAACGTCTGGGACAG CTGGCCAAGTGGAAGACTGCTGAGGAAGTGGCTGCCTTGATCCGATCCCTGCCCGTGGAGGAGCAGCCAAAGCAGATCATAGTGACACGGAAGGGCATGCTGGACCCTCTGGAG GTGCACTTGCTGGATTTCCCCAATATTGTGATCAAAGGCTCGGAGTTGCAGCTGCCCTTCCAGGCCTGTCTGAAAGTGGAGAAGTTTGGTGATCTCATCCTGAAGGCCACTGAACCCCAGATGGTTCTCTTCAATCTCTATGATGACTGGCTGAAAACCATCTCTTCCTACACA GCGTTCTCCCGTTTGATCCTGATTCTCCGGGCGCTGCACGTGAACAACGATCGAGCCAAAGTTATCCTGAAGCCAGACAAGACAACCATCACTGAGCCTCACCACATCTGGCCAACCCTGACAGATGAGGAGTGGATCAAGGTGGAGGTGCAGCTGAAGGATCTCATCCTTGCTGACTATGGCAAGAAGAACAA tgTGAACGTTGCATCCCTGACCCAGTCAGAGATCCGAGACATCATCCTGGGCATGGAGATCTCTGCCCCATCTCAGCAGAGGCAGCAAATTGCAGAAATTGAGAAGCAAACCAAGGAGCAGTCGCAGCTGACGGCCACGCAGACCCGCACGGTGAACAAACACGGGGATGAAATCATCACCTCCACCACCAGCAACTACGAAACCCAGACCTTCTCCTCCAAGACTGAGTGGAGGGTCAG AGCAATCTCTGCTGCCAACCTCCACCTGCGGACAAACCACATCTATGTCTCATCAGATGACATCAAGGAGACAGGTTACACCTACATTCTTCCCAAAAACGTATTGAAGAAGTTCATCTGCATCTCAGACCTGAGGGCCCAG ATTGCAGGTTACCTGTATGGAGTGAGCCCCCCAGACAACCCCCAGGTGAAGGAGATCCGGTGCATTGTGATGGTGCCCCAGTGGGGGACACACCAGACCGTGCAcctcccagggcagctgccACAGCACGAATATCTCAAG GAAATGGAACCTCTGGGGTGGATTCACACCCAACCAAACGAGTCCCCTCAGCTGTCACCACAGGATGTCACCACCCACGCCAAGGTCATGGCTGACAACCCCTCCTGGGATGGGGAGAAGACCATCATCATCACCTGcag TTTCACCCCTGGCTCCTGCACGCTCACAGCCTACAAGCTGACCCCCAGCGGGTACGAGTGGGGCCGGCAGAACACGGACAAGGGCAACAACCCCAAGGGGTACCTGCCCTCCCACTACGAGAGGGTGCAGATGCTGCTGTCCGACCGCTTCCTCGGCTTCTTCAtggtcccagcacagggctcctGGAACTACAACTTCATGG gtgTCCGCCACGACCCCAACATGAAGTACGAGCTGCAGCTCGCCAACCCCAAGGAGTTTTACCACGAGGTCCATCGCCCCTCTCACTTCCTCAACTTCgcgctgctgcaggagggggaGGTTTACTCTGCCGATCGCGAGGATCTCTACGCCTGA